AGAGAGATGAGAAAGGCTGCGGGGCAGACCTGCCCCGCGGGACACTCAACCGCCGGCAACCGCCGGTAGAATGGTGATGGTATCACTGGGGGAGACGGCGGTGGAGAGTTTTTCCTGAAAACGAATATCATCTTCATTGACATAAATATTCATGAATTTGTGGACCTCTTCGCCGCTCATCAGGCGCTCCCTGATTCCGGGGTATTGTTGCTCGAGGTTTTCAATGACCTCCCCGATGGTTCCGCCCGTCGTTTCCACTTCTTTCTGTTCTCCGGTAAGCGCGCGCAGAAGTGTTGGGATTTTGACTTTAATGGTCATGCTTGTTTCCTTTTTTCAGTGTGCGTTGCGATAAAACGCTGCGAGTAAATACGCGTTTGTGACGACTGCCTTGTTCACCTGTCGCTAAGTACGCGAGTGGCTTCCTCACTGACGCGCCCGTTGATGATGCGGTAACTGCGCACTTCGCCGCGGCTCTGTGTGGCCGTGGATACCAGCAGGTAGTGGACCTGGGGATCCCACGCATGCTGGATGTCTTCGCGGCTCGGAAATGCCCTACTGTGCGTGTGGGAGTGGTAGAACGCCAGCGGGGTTTCCTCGCGGTCTTCCATTTCCTGCCAGACGCGAAGCTGTTGTCGGGGGTCGAACTGGAAGAAGGTTTCCGAGCGCGCGGCATTGTCCATTTGGATCAGGCGGTGTTGGCTGCCGTCGCGCCCAGCGGCGATAATGCCGCAGGCTTCCAGCGGGTGCTCGCGGTATGCGTGTTCGAGGATGGCCTGAACATGGGATTCCTGAATCTTCAACATAACGGTGTCCTAAGTGTGAGCTAGGTCAGTACGCGGCTAACTCGGAATCGACTTCCCGTATCCAGGACAGGATGCCACCCTCCAGGTTATGCAGTTTGGTAAACCCCTTTTCCTGCAGAGCGAGCAGTGCCTGGCGCGAGCGCCCTCCCGCCTTGCAGTGCAGTATTAGCGGAGTTTCCTTGTCGATCCGTTCAAGACCGCGTCCGGCAAGCAGCTCCGCCAGGGGAATCGATATTGAACCTTCAATTTGACAGATTTCCCGCTCGCGCTGTTCGCGCACGTCTACCAGAAGGTGCGGATGTCCTTCGTGGCGCAGTTGCTTAAACGCTTGCACGCTGATGCCGGGCACTTCTGGCGTCGCTTCCGGCTCGCGATGGAGTCCACAGAAAAACTCGTAATCTTCCAGCCGGGTGATGGCGCGGCGCTCCGGATTGCGGCGGATGGGGAGTGTGCGGTAGCTCATATCCAGCGCGTCATACACCATCAGGCGACCCAGCAACGGGGTGCCGATACCGGTGAGGAGTTTGATGGCTTCGGTCGCCATGATGGACCCGATTGAGGCGCACAGGATACCCAGCACACCGCCCTCGGAGCATGATGGGGCATGTTCCGGTGGTGGCGGTTCCGGGTAGAGGTCGCGATAGTTGAGGCCGAGGCCGTCCGGGGCGTTTTCCCAGAACACAGATGCCTGGCCCTCAAAGCGGAATATGGAACCCCACACGTAGGGTTTTCCTGCCAGCACACAGGCGTCGTTGACCAGATAGCGCGTGGCGAAATTGTCAGTGCCGTCAACCACCAGGTCATAACGGGAGATGATATCTTCGGCATTGTCCACTTCGAGGCGCTGATCGTGGATCTCGACGGTAACAAACGGATTGATTTCACACAGCGTATCCCGCGCACTTTCCGATTTCTTACGGCCGACGTCGGACTCGCCGTGGATCACCTGGCGTTGCAGGTTAGAAACATCCACTCGATCAAATTCCACAATGCCAAGTGTGCCGACACCGGCGGCGGCCAGATAGAGCAGCGCCGGGGAGCCGAGTCCACCGGCGCCGACTACCAGCACACGGCTGTTTTTGAGGCGTTTCTGCCCCGGTAAACCGATATCGGGGAGTAGCAGGTGTCGGCTGTAGCGTTCGAGTTCCCGGTTGCTCAACGCCGCATCGGCCTCGACAAGAGGGGGGATTTTCATGATGTCGCCTTTCTTCGTCAGATTTTGCGCCATCAAACCGGCTTTGTTTCCTTGGCGCTATCAAGTGTTGCGCGCTCAATTGTCATTTTGCGAACACCCATAGCGAAGCGTTGCCAATAGCGTTCTTGCCGTGAAAGTGCAGCGCTCTGCAGTTTGTAGGTTCCTTGGTGCCAACTTCCTATCATCGTCCGCCGCGTATAACTTCAGGAAGGCACAATGAAAGTACGGCGACTCTGCGTGTGGTTTGCGGCCATTATTCAGTTTACTGGCGCTGGCGTGGCGTTCGCGCAGGACGATGGTCGCGGCGCTTTGGAACAAGTGGAAGTTTCGGCTGATGCGGAAACAGAGGCCGCACAGGCGCAACCGGCACGCGGCGTTGTGGCGCTGCACCCGGCGCACGTCGCAGGGGCTGATCTCAGCGCACTGGAGGCGCGCATTGCCAATGTGGCGGTCGAGGAATCCTCGGTGAAAACCCGTGTGGTGATACGAGGTATGTCGTCGATCGAGGCGGGGTTGCGGGACCCGGTGGGCTATGTGCTCGATGGGGTTTCCCTGCCACTGGGCGCCACACAGGCGCCCTATCGCCTGAATGTGGAGGCGATACAGGTGGAAAAGGGCGGTGAGAAAAACCAGCGTAGTGGCAATGCGCCGGCGGGAAGCATCCGGGTTGAATCGCGTCTTCCCAGCGACGCACTTGCCGCCGGTACCGGTTACTCCCACCTATGGCGCGAAGGCGCGGCGGGTCGGGAACCATCGCGGGCTCTGCAGGTATCTGCCGGAGGCCCCGTGTCGGAACCCATGGCACTGGCCGTTGCACTCAGGCACCTGGACGGTAATCCACCGTTTGACAATCTGATGGCTGCGCGCAAACCCCAGTGGCGCGCGGAAACGGACACCGCTCATGTGGCCTGGTCCTATCGCATTAACAATCAGACCGACATCCGCTTAGACAGCCACTGGGAACAAGAGGAGCGCGGCCGTGCCACCATGCGCTATCTGGAAGGGCCTTTGGCCACGGAGCGCTTTTCGGTCAATTACGACACAAAAACCCGCGATGCGCAGAAAAAGACGGTTCATTCCCTGCGATTGGAGCGCGACCTCGACGGGCTGCAGCTGGCGTCGACCACCGGTGTCACCGGTTATCGGCAGGATTTTGTCATGGACCTGGATGCCGGACCGATGAACACGCCACCGACGCTGTCTTCCCTGGAGGACCGCATGGTGTCGCAGGAGTTGCAACTGATGTCCGACGGGGCAGACGCCGCCTGGGCGTGGTCACTGGGTACTTACCTATCCCGCGAGGATACCGACGTGGATATGACGATAGGTCCGCAGCGGTTACAGCGACAAACTTCTCTGGAAAACGAAAATGCAGCGGTGCTGGGGCGAGTGAATTTTTTTCCGCTCGACTCGCTGGAGCTGGGGGTAGGGGGGCGCATCGAGCACAGCCGCCAGTCGGGCAGGCAGATACTTGCGGGACCAGTCGATGGCGGTTACACCATGGACGAGGGGTACACCGCGACCTTACCCAGCCTCTCTGCGGTGTACCACTGGCGGGAGAATGAATCTGTCTACGCGAGTTATTACCATGGCTATTTACCCGGGGGCTACAATTATGCTGCCGCCAGCGGTCCGGAAACATTTTCCTACGGCCCGGAAAAAAGTCGCAGCGCGGAGGCGGGGTACCGCGGTGCGCTTTGGGGCGGGGAGATGGACCATACTATCGCGCTGTTTTACACCCGCTTCCGGAACAAACAGCTGGTGGATTTTCTGCCCGGCGGTTTACAGACGATTTCCAATGCCGGTGTGGCGGATATACACGGCGTTGAGTACAACCTGAATGCGCCGCTGAGTGATCGCCTGACACTGCAGGCAAACCTCGGTTACCAGCACTCGGAAATCGAGGGCGATCGTATGACCTACACGCCCGAGTACACCTCGTCCCTGCTGCTGGATTACCGCTATTCCGCTGCGTGGACGGCGGAAATATCTGCGCACCATTCCAGTGGTTTTTATTTCGATCGACAGAATACCCTGGAGCAGCCGGAATACACCGTGGTAAATCTCCGTTTGCGCTATGCTCTCGGGGATATTCACGGTGCCGTCTCCATTGGCAATATTTTCGACGAAGTTGTTTATAGCCGCGCGTTGCGGACGACGGCCGGCGTGCTGGTGGAAGACAGCCGACCGCGCACGCTCGCTTTCTCAATTGGATACAGGATCTAGCGCCCTATGGCTATCGCCGTTGCCCCGGCTGCCCGTTACGGCAGCGATGCCCAGTATCGCCTCTTCGATCTATTGACCGCTCCGCTGCGCTGGGAAGTGCTGGCTGTTGCGCTGGAGTTGGGTATTTTCGATGACCTGGCAACCCCGCGCACCGCGGGTGAACTCGCGCAGCAGTATGTACTCGACGGCGAGGGAACCGAACTGCTGCTCAATGCGCTGGTGTCGCTCGGCGTAGTCGGTAAACAAGAGGGGGGCTATTGTGTCGACGGCGGTTTTGCTCCACTGCTGACATCCACTTCCGATGTTTCCATGTCCAGTCTGCTGACCTATCTGGGGGAAGTCCGGCACGTGAGTGCCGACAACATCATCGCGCTCCTTCGCGACAAACAGCAGGTGCAGACGGGGCCGGAAATGGTCCGTCCGGAATATTGGTCCCGGGCAGTGCGTGGACTGCGTTCCTTTCACCACTCGATAAGAAACCCGATTGTGATGGATATCTTGAGTGGGTTGCCCTGTTGGCCGGATGTCAAAAAATTACTCGATCTGGGTGCCGGATCGGAGAGCCTGGCGCAGGATATCTGCGCCGCGAGGCCGGATATCGACACTGTAATATTCGACCTGCCCGGGGTAGTGGACAATCTCAAGCGGCGGATTGCCGACGACGCTCGGATAAAGCTGCGTGGGGGGGACATGAACTGCGATGATCTGGGGACCGGCTATGACCTGATCTGGGCTTCCATGGTTTTTTACTACGCCCGCGACCTGACGTCTGTCATGGGGCGGATACGCCGGGCGCTGCGACCGGGTGGGGTGCTGATCAGTTTTCACGAAGAGCTCAACGATGACCGCACTGCACCCGAGTTTCACGTATTGGGGCGGTTGCACGCCGAGTTGAAATCCGGCCCCCTGTCTGTCGAACGGGGTTGTGTTCGCGCCGCGGCGGCAGAGGCCGGATTTCTCAATGTGCAATCGTTCAGCCTGGAAACGCCGTTCGGACAGATGGAGTTGGTGATCGGTACCGCGTGATGGGCTCTCATGCGCGGTGAGACGGGAGCGGCTGGTTGTGTGCGCGCTACTTCCGTTGTAGCGCGTCAGGAAAATTCTGAAGTGCGTTGTGTCAGTTTTTCTTCCGACCACCGATGGAAGCCTGCTGCTGCGTGGGACTGTCCAGACAGAAACTGCACCATTTGCGTTAACATGGCGGTTTTCTCGAATTGGACAGATGGGCGTTGATCTATGGGCACCACACTTTACTGGCACGATTACGAAACCTGGGGGACTGATCCGGGAGCCGACAAGCCCTCCCAGTTCGCCGGTATCCGCACCGATGAAGACCTCAATATCGTCGGCGAGCCCCTGATGATCTACGCGAAGCCGGCGAGCGACTGCCTGCCCCAGCCGATGGCGGCGCTGGTGACCGGGCTCGCTCCGCAGAAGGCATTGGCGGAGGGGATGCCGGAAATCGACTTTATCCGCTGTATTCTCGAAGAGCTGGGTGCACCTGGTACTTGCGGGGTGGGTTACAACAGCCTGCGCTTCGACGATGAGGTCACCCGCCACACCCTGTATCGCAACCTGCTGGATCCCTACGAGCGCGAATGGCGCTCCGGCAACAGCCGCTGGGACATCATCGATATGGTGCGCCTCACCTATGCGTTGCGCCCCGAGGGTATCCAGTGGCCACAGCGAGAAGCCGCGGATGGACAGACGGTGCCGTCTTTCCGCCTCGAAGAGCTTACTGCGGCCAACGGCATCAGCCACGAGGGCGCCCACGATGCGCTGTCGGACGTGCATGCCACCATCGATATGGCGCGTCTGATCCGCGACAGGCAGCCCAAACTCTACGAATACGTCTACAACCTGCGGCGTAAACAGGAAGTAGCGAAGCTGTTGAATCCGCGGGATCGCAAACCCCTGTTACACATCTCCGGCAAGGTTCCCGCCCAGCACGGGCACCTGACCTATGTGCAGCCCCTGGCGATGCATCCGGTAAACCGCAATGCGGTGATCTGCGCGAATCTGGCCATGGATCCGCAACCGATTCTGGACCTGGACGCGGATACCCTGCGCGAACGGCTCTACACGGCTCGCGACAAGTTGGGCGAGGGAGAGCTGCCCGCGGGGCTCAAGCTGATTCATATGAATCGCTGCCCGGTACTGGCACCGGCGAACATGTTGAGTGACCAACGTGCCGCGGAACTGAACATCGACAAGGCTGCCTGTGAAGCCAACTGGCGGACCCTGCAGGGGCTCGACCTGACGGACAAGCTGCACCGGGTTTTCCTCGACAGCGAGTTCCCGCCGAAGGACGTGGAAGGGCGCCTCTACGACGGCTTCCTGAACGACGCGGACCGCGACCTGTGCCGCCAGCTGCACAATGGGCTCGCCAGCCGTGGGCCTGAGGCGCTGGCCGGAGAGGTCCCATTTTCCGATTCACGCCTGCCGGAACTACTCTTTCGCCTACGGGCGCGCAATTACCCGGAGACCCTGAATGATGAAGAACAGGGGCGCTGGGAGGAGTGGCGTTTCCAGCGTCTGACGGACCCGGGGTTTGGCGGCAGTATTACCCTGGAGGCCTATTTCGAGGAGATTGCGCGGTTGCGGGAAGAGTTCCCGGACCGGAGTGACCTGCTGGATCAGCTGGAAGCCTGGGGCGACGCGTTGCTGGGTTGATTTTCTGGTGGATGTGCACCCACCAGGCGGAGGTTTTCATGTCTCTCTGTTCCAGAGACCGCCGCCCGCGTAGAATACCCGCCCGGTAAAGCAGCCGGTGATCCCGGCCGCAGTGTGCATTTAGTGGAGCAGCAATGGACTTTATCGGTTCCAATATCCTTTCTGTCAGCCAGTTTGATCGCGGCGACATCGATCGTATTTTCTCTGTGGCCGACACCATGGTCCCCTACGCCCGTCGGGAAAAAATCACCCGGGTTCTTGAGGGCGCCATCCTCGGCAACATGTTTCTCGAGCCCAGCACCCGCACCCGGGTGAGCTTCGGCTGCGCGTTCAACCTGCTCGGCGGCACTGTGCGTGAGACTGTGGGTATCTCCGCCAGCGCCCTGGCCAAGGGGGAATCCCTGTACGACACCGCGCGCGTGTTGTCGGGCTATTCCGACATCATCTGCATGCGTCACCCGCAGTCGGGCTCGGTGGCCGAGTTTGCCCAGGCCAGCCGGGTACCGGTGGTCAATGGCGGCGATGGTGCCAATGAGCACCCGACCCAGGCATTGTTGGACTTGTACACCATCCGCAAGGAACTGGAAGGCAAGGGCCGCTCTCTGGACAATTTCCGTATCGCGATGATCGGCGACCTGAAATATGGCCGTACCGTGCATTCGCTGTGCAAGCTGTTGTGTCTGTTTGAGAAGGTACAGCTGGTATTTGTTTCGCCGTCCGAGCTGGCGATGCCGGAGGCGGTGATTGAGCGCTTGCGCGAGGCGGGTCACGAGGTGACGATTTCCGATCAACTGGAGCAGTCGATCAAACATGTGGATATCGTGTACTCCACACGGATTCAGGAAGAGCGTTTTGAATCTCAGGAGGAGGCGGACCGCTACCGCGGGCGTTTCCGCCTGAACCGCGACATCTTCACACGCCATGCGGAGCCGAATACGGTGATCATGCATCCGCTGCCGCGGGATTCCCGTGCAGAGGCCAATGAGCTGGACCCGGATCTGAACGAGCACCCGAGCCTGGCGATTTTCCGTCAGACGGACAATGGCTTGCTGGTGCGGATGGCGTTGTTTGCGATGCTGCTGGGGGTGGAAGACAAGGTCGACGAATACGCGCGGCCGGTTACCTGGCAGACGCGACGCAATCAGGTCTGAATTAAAAAAACCGGCAAAACTGCCGGTTTTTTCGTTTGGGAGCGGTAAAAATCAGGCCGCTTCCAGCGCCTTGCGCACACTGGCCAACTTCACACACAGCACAAATACCGACATGGCGGTATCCAGCTCTTCCAGCGGCGGGAAGCTGGGGGCAATGCGGATATTGGTGTTTTCCGGGTCCTTGCCGTAGGGGAAGGTGGCGCCGGCGGGAGTGAGTTTTACTCCGGCCTCCGCAGAGAGGCGGATCACTTCTGATGCCACGTCCGGGCGGGTATTGAAAGATACGAAGTAACCGCCTTTCGGGCTTTCCCATTCGCCCAGGTCAGAATCGGCGAAGTTCTTTTCCAGATGTTCCAGTACACAGGCAAACTTGGGGCGCAGGATTTCCGCGTGCTTCTGCATGTGTTCTTTCAGCTGGGTCAGCTCAGGGAACAGGCGCGCGTGGCGCAGCTGGTTTACCTTGTCTGGACCGATGGTCATCGCCGACATCTGCTGCTTCAGGGAGGCCAGGTTTGCCGGGCTGGCACTGACGAATGCCACACCGGCGCCGGCGTGGGTTACCTTGGAGGTGGAGGCAAACTGGATCACGGAATCCGCGGTCTCATTGCCCAGTGCCGCTTCGCGGATATTGGGCAGTTTGACCTGGTGGTCCAGGTCGTGGATCGCGTAGGCGTTGTCCCAGAAGATACGGAAGCCGGGGTTGGCGATCTTGGCCAGTTGCGCCAGCCGATCCACGGTGTCCGCATCGTAGGTGACGCCGGTGGGGTTGGAGAACTTGGGCACGCACCACAGGCCGATGACCTGGTCGTCTTCCCGGATCTTCTGTTCCAGCACATCCATATCCGGACCGGTGGCGGTCATCGGTACGGTTTCCATGGCGATACCCAGCTGCTCACAGATGGCAAAGTGGCGGTCGTAGCCGGGTACCGGGCACAGGAATTTGGGCGCACTCATGTCTTTCCAAGGCTGATTGCCGGCAAAGCCGAACAGGTAGCCGGTGAGGACCGCGTGGTACATCAGGGTCAGGGAGCTGTTGCCGCCGGCGAGTACTTCGTCGAACGGCACTTGTAGCACATCTGCACCCAGTTCACGGGCCGCGGCGATGCCGTCGAGGCCGCCGTAGTTACGGGTATCGGCACCGTCGGGAGCGCGATAGTCGCCATTCAGGATGCCATCGAGTCCGTCCGACAGGCCGAGCTGGTCCGCAGACGGTTTGCCGCGGGTCAGGTCCAGGCTCAGGTTGTGCTGGCAGATGCGCTGGTATTGCTGCTCCAGTTCCTGTTGCCACTGTTGCAGCTGGTCGCGTTGGGCGTTGTCGATACGCACGGATATTCCTCTCTTGGCGGGTTGACGTTTTGGCGGGTTACAGGCGCAAGCCTGCGAGGCAGGGAGCTTATCGCAAGCGGGCGGATTGCGTCATGTTTTCTGACGGTTTTTCGCAGAAAAGGCCTTGAGAATGGCCATTTAGCAGAGTTTTTTGTTGCACATGAAACCGGTTGCCGGATGTGCGGGATACTCCTCAACCGTGGGATGGCCCAAGGTTATTGAATGATCCGGGGTTGCCGAATGGTCCTTGCGGTAGGAGAGAGTACGGCTCAGTGCTTCTGGGCCGCCAGATGGCGGAAGTCTTCTGCGTATTCCCTCAGGGTGTGTTTCAGGTGCTGGCGTTGCTCCGGGGTGGCGGAGAGAAGAAGCTCACTGGCCAGCTGGCGCGCCTGTGTCCTGAGTTGCTGGCGCATCTTCTGGTAGTCCGCAGGCCACAGGCTTTGTGGATCAATCAGCATCGTGCGCAACTGCTGCCGGTACCCTTCCGGTTTCTCCCGCAACACCTGGAGAAAAGTCTGCGCCCAGCGCTGGCGCTGGGCGTCGCGCAGTTTCGGATCGAACTGGGTAGTGGCTACGTGGCGATCGATGATCGCCTGCTGTTCATCGGTGACATCACCTAGCCAGCGGTCCGCCTGTTTGCGGAATTCCTTGATACGCTTGCGCTCGGTTTTCTCCCATTTTTTGCGGGATTCCTCCTGCTCCTTACGGATATTCTCCTCCAGTTGATCGATCTGCGCAGGATCCAGCTGAATCACCAGAGGCAGGATAAGGTCACTGAGCATCACCACGGCATTGTGCCACAGCCCGTCCACCCGGGTTTCGGCCTGTGTCAGTAGGGTATCCAGTTCCGTTGGGGTGGGGGCGGCGTTGATATCTACCTGTCCGGCAAGCTGTTCGAAAAAATCGGCGTAGCGGGGCAGTTGTGTCTGGCGATGCCAGCGATGAAACTCGTCGATGCGCAGTTCCAACAGGTCTTCCTGCGTGCCACCGAGGTCCAGGTACTTGTTGATGTTGCGTTCCATCCACCAATCCAGGTGCCCGTAGACCAGGCGCACACTGGAGCAGCCCGATAGCATCAACAGCAGCGCCAGCGCGAGCGGCAGCATACGCGAGAAACGGAAGGTGGCAGGCTGTGGAAAGGTGGTGGCAGTCATGGCGATAAATATAGTTGCTGTTTGCCGCCACCGTGTTGTGAAAAGCGTGTTGTGAAAAACGTTTTGCGAATTTTTGTGGGTATCAGTTTATCCACACCTCTACGCGGCTGTTTTTCACCGGCGCCTGTTCACTGTCTGCTGTGAGGGGGGCGAATGCGCCGAGGGCGAGGATGTTGCTGTCGCCCAGTCGGTGATCCCGCAGCAGGGATCCCTGAACCTTGAGGGCGCGAAAGCGGGAAATCAGGTCGGCGATATTGCTGTTGGCTCTGTTGTCTGAAAAGCCCACCAAGGTCAGCGAAAGGTCGCGGTTCTCTGCTTTTGCCATATAGTCCTGCAGGCGCTGGAGATCCCGCAGAGCGCGATTGTCCAGCTCGGTGCTGCCATCGGCAAAGCGAAAGGAAATGCTCAGGCGGGCGCCGTTCTCCATCAGGGCGCGATAGCCCTCCGGCGCATTGGCAAACGGGGTCATTTTCAGGGGGACCGGGGTCAGGTTGATAAAGCCGGTATCGGCAACCAGCGATTGGCCGCGTTGGGATTCTGCAAAGTGCAGAAAGTCCGCCGCGTCTGTGTGGTGAGTGGCGGGGTTGCGGTAGAGGTACAGGCGCCGGGTCAGGGGAAAGTCTTCGGTGGCAATGATGCCGGCATCCGGCACCACTGCGGCGAGCTGTCCCGCCTTGATCGCGACTTTATGCAAACCTTCTGCGTCTGCGAAAGGGACGTAGCCGATTGCACCGGGGGTGTTCAGGACTCGCTCGCGGGTTTCGTGGTTGCCGGCGACCTCATCGGCGGGCGAGCGAGCGGGGGCATTGCTGCCGAACACTTCTTTGTCGAACGTGGCGCGGGTACCGGATTCGCGGTCCCGGTGCAGCGGCTGTATCGGCAGGTTTCTACCGCCCAGTTGTTGCCAGTTACGGATCTCGCCGCGGTAGATACCACCGAGTTGCTCAAGGGTGAGCTGTTGGACGGGGTTGTCTTTGTGCACCGCAATCACCAGCGCGTCGAGGCCGATCACATGCTCTGCATCGGCACTGGTGAGGTTGCCAAAGCGGGACAGCATGTTCACTTCGCTGTCTTTTATGCGACGGGACGCCATGGCGATGTCGGCGGTGTCCTGGTCCAGCGCTTTGAACCCGGTGCTGGATCCGAGAGCGATAATCGGGATTTCGACGGCAGTGCCATTCAAGTCTGCCGTGATCCAGTGGCGTTCATCACGGGTGCGCTGTCGAATACGGGTAGCGCCGCGAGTCTCCAGCCAGGATTTGACCAGGGCGGGGGCGAGGTCGGCGCCGATGGTATTGGAGCCGGTCATCCGGAACAGGGTGACAGGGGTGTTGCTGGTTTCCATTCTCGCTGGAGCGGCATTGGTCTCCAGCCACGGCAAGGCCGTGATCACCGCCAGCAGCAGGCCACCCAGTAGCGCATGCTTGTTTTCCATTCTTGCTTACCCCCTGTACATCCTCGTTGCAGTTTCCGGTCGGCCCGCGGGTCGTAACCGACCGTTTCAGGCGCGCGCTTTATCGCAGAAAAGTGTGACGGGGTTATTGCAAACAGGTGGTACTGGCTCAAGTTACGGCTGGGGAGTGCTGCATTCGCGGCCCGCAGGTGGAAACGTGGAGAAGGTGACGCGGAAGTACGGAGAAGGTGAAGTGATGTGCGGGCGTACAAGAAAAAAATGACGCCCCGATACATCGAGGCCAAAAAAAATTTCAAAAATGGCATGACAACGCTGTCATTTGTCTTGTAGTATCACTCCCATATTGACATTGGCGCCGTGCGCGCCGGGTCGGATCGCCCTGGGGAACAGCGTCTGCTGTGGGGAATCCGGTGAGGACACATAACAATAGAAAATCTTAGGGGCCGGTACTGATGGTTGCTTTGAGAGACAGCAGGGAAATTCTTTACGTTGGCGTCGACGGAGGTGGCAGCAAATGCCGGGCCTCGATCTTCGACGCAGACCGCCGCCTGTTGGGTACCGGTGTATCCGGACCAGCAAACCCCCTTCATGGTTACGCTCAAACCATCGATTCTATCGTGC
The Microbulbifer celer DNA segment above includes these coding regions:
- a CDS encoding MoaD family protein, with translation MTIKVKIPTLLRALTGEQKEVETTGGTIGEVIENLEQQYPGIRERLMSGEEVHKFMNIYVNEDDIRFQEKLSTAVSPSDTITILPAVAGG
- a CDS encoding Mov34/MPN/PAD-1 family protein — protein: MLKIQESHVQAILEHAYREHPLEACGIIAAGRDGSQHRLIQMDNAARSETFFQFDPRQQLRVWQEMEDREETPLAFYHSHTHSRAFPSREDIQHAWDPQVHYLLVSTATQSRGEVRSYRIINGRVSEEATRVLSDR
- the moeB gene encoding molybdopterin-synthase adenylyltransferase MoeB, yielding MKIPPLVEADAALSNRELERYSRHLLLPDIGLPGQKRLKNSRVLVVGAGGLGSPALLYLAAAGVGTLGIVEFDRVDVSNLQRQVIHGESDVGRKKSESARDTLCEINPFVTVEIHDQRLEVDNAEDIISRYDLVVDGTDNFATRYLVNDACVLAGKPYVWGSIFRFEGQASVFWENAPDGLGLNYRDLYPEPPPPEHAPSCSEGGVLGILCASIGSIMATEAIKLLTGIGTPLLGRLMVYDALDMSYRTLPIRRNPERRAITRLEDYEFFCGLHREPEATPEVPGISVQAFKQLRHEGHPHLLVDVREQREREICQIEGSISIPLAELLAGRGLERIDKETPLILHCKAGGRSRQALLALQEKGFTKLHNLEGGILSWIREVDSELAAY
- a CDS encoding TonB-dependent receptor; amino-acid sequence: MKVRRLCVWFAAIIQFTGAGVAFAQDDGRGALEQVEVSADAETEAAQAQPARGVVALHPAHVAGADLSALEARIANVAVEESSVKTRVVIRGMSSIEAGLRDPVGYVLDGVSLPLGATQAPYRLNVEAIQVEKGGEKNQRSGNAPAGSIRVESRLPSDALAAGTGYSHLWREGAAGREPSRALQVSAGGPVSEPMALAVALRHLDGNPPFDNLMAARKPQWRAETDTAHVAWSYRINNQTDIRLDSHWEQEERGRATMRYLEGPLATERFSVNYDTKTRDAQKKTVHSLRLERDLDGLQLASTTGVTGYRQDFVMDLDAGPMNTPPTLSSLEDRMVSQELQLMSDGADAAWAWSLGTYLSREDTDVDMTIGPQRLQRQTSLENENAAVLGRVNFFPLDSLELGVGGRIEHSRQSGRQILAGPVDGGYTMDEGYTATLPSLSAVYHWRENESVYASYYHGYLPGGYNYAAASGPETFSYGPEKSRSAEAGYRGALWGGEMDHTIALFYTRFRNKQLVDFLPGGLQTISNAGVADIHGVEYNLNAPLSDRLTLQANLGYQHSEIEGDRMTYTPEYTSSLLLDYRYSAAWTAEISAHHSSGFYFDRQNTLEQPEYTVVNLRLRYALGDIHGAVSIGNIFDEVVYSRALRTTAGVLVEDSRPRTLAFSIGYRI
- a CDS encoding methyltransferase → MAIAVAPAARYGSDAQYRLFDLLTAPLRWEVLAVALELGIFDDLATPRTAGELAQQYVLDGEGTELLLNALVSLGVVGKQEGGYCVDGGFAPLLTSTSDVSMSSLLTYLGEVRHVSADNIIALLRDKQQVQTGPEMVRPEYWSRAVRGLRSFHHSIRNPIVMDILSGLPCWPDVKKLLDLGAGSESLAQDICAARPDIDTVIFDLPGVVDNLKRRIADDARIKLRGGDMNCDDLGTGYDLIWASMVFYYARDLTSVMGRIRRALRPGGVLISFHEELNDDRTAPEFHVLGRLHAELKSGPLSVERGCVRAAAAEAGFLNVQSFSLETPFGQMELVIGTA
- the sbcB gene encoding exodeoxyribonuclease I, whose product is MGTTLYWHDYETWGTDPGADKPSQFAGIRTDEDLNIVGEPLMIYAKPASDCLPQPMAALVTGLAPQKALAEGMPEIDFIRCILEELGAPGTCGVGYNSLRFDDEVTRHTLYRNLLDPYEREWRSGNSRWDIIDMVRLTYALRPEGIQWPQREAADGQTVPSFRLEELTAANGISHEGAHDALSDVHATIDMARLIRDRQPKLYEYVYNLRRKQEVAKLLNPRDRKPLLHISGKVPAQHGHLTYVQPLAMHPVNRNAVICANLAMDPQPILDLDADTLRERLYTARDKLGEGELPAGLKLIHMNRCPVLAPANMLSDQRAAELNIDKAACEANWRTLQGLDLTDKLHRVFLDSEFPPKDVEGRLYDGFLNDADRDLCRQLHNGLASRGPEALAGEVPFSDSRLPELLFRLRARNYPETLNDEEQGRWEEWRFQRLTDPGFGGSITLEAYFEEIARLREEFPDRSDLLDQLEAWGDALLG
- a CDS encoding aspartate carbamoyltransferase, whose translation is MDFIGSNILSVSQFDRGDIDRIFSVADTMVPYARREKITRVLEGAILGNMFLEPSTRTRVSFGCAFNLLGGTVRETVGISASALAKGESLYDTARVLSGYSDIICMRHPQSGSVAEFAQASRVPVVNGGDGANEHPTQALLDLYTIRKELEGKGRSLDNFRIAMIGDLKYGRTVHSLCKLLCLFEKVQLVFVSPSELAMPEAVIERLREAGHEVTISDQLEQSIKHVDIVYSTRIQEERFESQEEADRYRGRFRLNRDIFTRHAEPNTVIMHPLPRDSRAEANELDPDLNEHPSLAIFRQTDNGLLVRMALFAMLLGVEDKVDEYARPVTWQTRRNQV
- a CDS encoding aminotransferase class I/II-fold pyridoxal phosphate-dependent enzyme produces the protein MRIDNAQRDQLQQWQQELEQQYQRICQHNLSLDLTRGKPSADQLGLSDGLDGILNGDYRAPDGADTRNYGGLDGIAAARELGADVLQVPFDEVLAGGNSSLTLMYHAVLTGYLFGFAGNQPWKDMSAPKFLCPVPGYDRHFAICEQLGIAMETVPMTATGPDMDVLEQKIREDDQVIGLWCVPKFSNPTGVTYDADTVDRLAQLAKIANPGFRIFWDNAYAIHDLDHQVKLPNIREAALGNETADSVIQFASTSKVTHAGAGVAFVSASPANLASLKQQMSAMTIGPDKVNQLRHARLFPELTQLKEHMQKHAEILRPKFACVLEHLEKNFADSDLGEWESPKGGYFVSFNTRPDVASEVIRLSAEAGVKLTPAGATFPYGKDPENTNIRIAPSFPPLEELDTAMSVFVLCVKLASVRKALEAA